The following proteins are encoded in a genomic region of Periophthalmus magnuspinnatus isolate fPerMag1 chromosome 10, fPerMag1.2.pri, whole genome shotgun sequence:
- the gabra4 gene encoding gamma-aminobutyric acid receptor subunit alpha-4, with the protein MEYTMDVFFRQTWVDHRLEYKGPVEILRLNNLMVTKVWTPDTFFRNGKRSVAHNITAPNRLFRIMQNGTILYTMRLTISAECPMRLVDFPMDAHACPLKFGSYAYPKTEMVYTWTKGPSHSVEVPPESSSLVQYDLIGQTVSTETIKSITGEYVVMAVHFHLKRKMGYFMIQTYIPCIMTVILSQVSFWINKESVPARTVFGITTVLTMTTLSISARHSLPKVSYATAMDWFIAVCFAFVFSALIEFAAVNYFTNAELERSKRKTPRCPPVPRSTPVKTKEAEKAIQPNPDSNGNLRKRMNYITHESRVQLRAQSTSSLSAVGRPHSSQHRAVTWRPLARGGVNCSSSTLSHRSSPHKSESLLSVASSSAQLVRSSNPQTAASTPNVMSDTPVRKCTNAASSSSSSSLQHLLAPKLQHLQVRSKELRQTPCSQPSAAGAGGTSKIDKYARILFPVSFGAFNMVYWVVYLSKDTTVGQGG; encoded by the exons ATG GAGTACACCATGGATGTGTTTTTCCGGCAGACCTGGGTGGACCACAGACTGGAGTATAAAGGCCCAGTGGAGATCCTACGTTTGAATAATCTGATGGTCACCAAAGTCTGGACGCCAGACACGTTTTTCAGGAACGGCAAACGCTCTGTTGCACACAACATTACTGCCCCCAACAGGCTGTTTAGGATCATGCAGAATGGGACCATACTCTACACCATGAG GCTCACCATCAGTGCAGAGTGCCCCATGAGGCTGGTGGACTTTCCCATGGACGCTCACGCCTGTCCACTCAAGTTTGGCAGTT ACGCATACCCTAAAACAGAGATGGTTTACACCTGGACCAAAGGCCCCAGTCACTCTGTGGAGGTCCCCCCAGAGTCCTCCAGCCTGGTCCAGTATGACCTCATCGGACAGACCGTCTCCACGGAAACCATTAAGTCCATCACAG GCGAGTACGTGGTAATGGCGGTGCACTTTCACCTGAAGAGAAAGATGGGATACTTCATGATCCAGACATACATCCCGTGTATCATGACAGTGATCCTGTCCCAGGTCTCATTCTGGATCAACAAGGAGTCTGTGCCAGCCAGGACAGTGTtcg GCATCACCACAGTCTTGACCATGACCACTCTATCCATCTCAGCTCGTCACTCTCTACCTAAGGTCTCCTACGCCACAGCCATGGACTGGTTCATTGCTGTCTGCTTCGCCTTTGTCTTCTCTGCCCTCATCGAGTTTGCTGCTGTAAACTACTTCACCAATGCAGAGCTGGAGCGGAGCAAGAGGAAAacacccagatgccctcccgtgccCCGCTCCACCCCAGTCAAGACCAAGGAGGCAGAGAAGGCCATACAG CCAAACCCCGACTCCAATGGCAACCTCCGCAAACGCATGAACTACATTACCCATGAGTCCCGAGTGCAGCTGCGTGCCCAGTCTACATCCAGTCTGTCTGCTGTGGGCCGTCCTCACAGCTCACAGCACAGGGCCGTGACATGGCGCCCCCTAGCCCGAGGCGGTGTGAACTGCAGCTCCAGCACATTGTCTCACCGCAGCAGTCCTCATAAATCTGAGAGCCTCCTGAGTGTGGCATCCTCCTCTGCCCAGCTAGTCCGGAGCTCCAACCCACAGACCGCAGCCTCCACGCCAAACGTGATGAGCGATACGCCGGTCCGAAAATGCACCAACGCCGCCTCTTCGTCTTCCTCTTCGTCGCTTCAGCACCTTCTCGCTCCCAAACTACAACATCTCCAGGTGAGGAGCAAAGAGCTCAGGCAGACCCCGTGTTCTCAACCCAGcgcagcaggagcaggagggacCAGTAAGATCGACAAATACGCACGTATCCTGTTCCCCGTATCTTTTGGAGCCTTCAACATGGTCTACTGGGTGGTCTATTTGTCCAAAGATACTACAGTGGGACAAGGGGGCTAG